The DNA region AActgaaatagtttttattaagTTATTTAAAATGCGATTGCTTTACTCTTTGTAGTTCCTTAACAATCAAAGTTCAGCTTACTAGATAGACAAGATTAAAGTTCCCATGACATCAAAGTGCGATAAGAATATCATAATTTTATTAGCTTCGCTGTGGGGCGAAAATGAGCCAGAATGAGCCGAGATCGACGCCAACTGATTGGAGCCCATTGCCAGCGCCTTGGCCAAAAGATTCGGCCTCGGGCCAAATGGTGTACCACTATGCATGTGCTCCAAACTCCGAGCTCCGAAAATTGCGCCACCTTCACATGTTGTGCGCAATTGGAAGACGCTCCACAAACTGTAACCAAAGCGGAGCAATTAACGAGCTCCCACAAAGGTGAGTTGAGTGGTCTGGTACCATAAAGGGGTATTTTCCATGGGAGGAGCCCATTTATTCGCGGCAAGATGTGTGCGGCATTTGCATTTAGCCGGCTTAACAGGGCGTTAAGCTTGCGACACGGCCATAAAAATAGTGGCGCATCTTCGCGGAGTTAGCGTACTTATCTGCCGTAATCCGCAGCACCAGGGCTCTAAGATTGGGTGTTAATAAGTCAAGGTCTCCGGCAATGGAGCGAaccatctgtatctgcatctgtatctgttaCTATTTGTGTTTCTGTATCTTCTCCTGGGAATGAGTAGTTGGCAGATCTTCCTTTTCCTGCGTTTCCAAACGCATTTCACTTTTCGCCAACGCCGACAggtgtgcaaatatttgcgagAAATTGTCAAGTGGCGGGGAGCTGAAAAACAGAGAGGCATTGGGAAACCGCTTACCAAATCAAGTAATTAACGCTTTGATTTACTAAACGCATCGGCTTGTCGCCAGTTGGTTAATGGTTAGTGTGTAACGCTCTTCATGTTCATGTGCGAAATGTCGCCGATTTTGGGCTGCTTTTTTCCATCCATCTCACTTTTTTTCCCATTCCCCCCATTCGAGCTTTTCATTTCGACTTTTCACTACTATTAGCTATTTGTCAGGCGAAGTGAGGCAACTGCCTCAGCCCCTACAGAAACTGGAGACATCTGCCAATCCTGCCAATTGGCGATTTCTCTTTCGCTGGAAAAATGCGGCAATAGTCGTAAAACTTTAACACAAATATTGAGCAAAGTAATTATGAGACCCAACTGGCCGCCACATAGATGGCCACTTGGAAACTGCAATCTCGCCTCCTAAGTGACTCGGAATGACTGCGACTTTCAGTGACTTTCAGCGACTGGATTGATCGTTAGGATTGATCGTTAGGATTGATAGCTTGCCCCGATTTCTGAGCCATGACCAGATGGATGTGGATGCCACAAGTTGGTCACTCTGAGGAGAAACTACTCGACTGCAACTGTTCCCAAAGGTGCCGAGTACCGAGTACGGAGTACCAATCATCCCATGATGCACTCGTAATCCTCATGAATTTCATTACCTCATCGCCAAGTGCACGAATCTCGCAGATAAACATCACTGACGATtgcagatacaaagatacagatacaatgCCCATTTCCGCTGCTTGCAGCCCTTTTTGAATTGATTAAGCCCCCCAAGCCCCTCAAAAATCCACTCCATTGTGGTGCATTCACGGCTCAAATCTCTCACCTTGGCTTCCGtgaaaataattcaatttcatgCCGCATTATCTGTGTTCTTATATAAGGCCCTCGAGCAAAGTGCACACATTTGTCTGCGATGCGGTCGCAACTTGCAATTAAACCCAAATGGACACAGCACTCATCACTTCGATGAGGAGAAATTAGACCCCCTCCTGGGACTCACAGGCAATAGCAGTAACTCTTTGCAGGCTTTGGAGAAATTATCAATAAATATGAACAAACTCACTGCATAGACTAATGGCTAATAAATAGTTGTATAAAGTTTAATGATGAAAATGAACTTTAATGTACTTAGAACTTCAACACTATAGAAGCTCTTAAAGCAATACAGCCACATCACAACAAATGGAAAGTGTTCAATAAAGAACTATATGATTTCATTCATTACTAAGAGCAACCtgatttctctcagtgcacccACTCGGTGGCTCGCCGCATCATGTGGCTGATATGCCCGGCTCCTTGACAGGctgactttggttttggtttggcttggttcggtttggtttggccAGCCGTTTGACAACAACTTTCACAAACTTTTGCCAGCGATCGCGATTCTTATTACAGAATCAGGTGCGGGactctcactctctctttGAGTCAGTGAACTGGCCACTGCCAGCGCGCAACTTGCCACTTGGGGCACGTTCGGTTGACAGTAAAAGTAAAGCCGCGCGGGAAAAAGTGAACGCAATCGAAGGCGACCCACTTCCCGATCCAACAATAAGTCGCCCCAATCTTTATCTCTATCTGCATCTCTATCTTTTTTTTCGGGGACCGGCGGATGctgcacacatatgtatgtactgtATATGCGGGAAATCTGTGGAGAAAAGTGGGTGGCCCACAGCCAAAAGCAACTGTCTTCTGTCCACTGTCTTCTGTTGGCTGTCCACTGTCCAATGTCCACTgtcttctgtttttttgggtGTCGAGTGTCAGTCGTAGAAACCGAAATCGAACCGAAAACTAGCCGACAAACGCACACGCAAAATATACCAAAGTGGCCCAAACGAGCCATTGGCGTGACTTAATGATGCATAAATAAACGAGGCTTCCACTTCCAGACTGGGCTTGGCTCTGGTCCAGCttgagatacagatacttttACACAGATAAAGTAGTGTCAGGGAAAATGTAACTATTCcccttaaaaatatatctcttaataacttaaaaagttttatttgtaTGAATTTATAAATCAGTTTCTTGACTGCTGATCGATCACTGATTCAGTAAACATcctatatttataatttatctTGAATATATTCAAGCTTAGCTCTCTTTCAGCTCCTACGCTTCATGAAAGATATCTCTGTAACTTTCTAGATTTTCACTTCcgatttttcccagtgcattTAAGCCACGCATCTCTATGGCCAAATGCGGCTTAATTGCGCACACTGCGGCTGTGTGGCAGCAATCCAACGAAAGTGAGCTGACAATCGCCGGGAAGAGAAATGgctaaaaacaaaagtgaGCCGCCGTCGAGATAACCAGAATTTCCAGCCAGACTCCTCTCATCCTTTTTTGGCAGTCTGCGCAGAATCCCAtcgcttttcactttttcctGTGGGTCGAACTTTGGCTTCCCCGCGAAGAGAGTGGCATAAATAATTGATAAGAAGATACTTGCAACACACTTTTCGAAAGCTGTTGAAAATACAAACTTGAACATGAAATTCAAAGTAAGAATAAGGCGATAGCTTAGTTATGCAGTTCATAAGTTGTAACCGAAAGGCatgctttattattttaagatCTCTTTTAGCTATAATCCACTTGTATGTATagtttgtaatattttatagagccctttaattatttatatttatttaactcAGTTGAAGGAAATTAGCTGCTTTTGACCAACATGGCATGCTCAAACTCATTAATGGGAAATACTTCTTCAGTAAAACTCCAATATCTTTCTCAACTATTACGAGtatatcatatatttttttatctCCACGTTAAATTGTTCAGTAATACCATAGCACATACACGTAAAGCACGACCAACACGAAGAGCAGGTGGATGAGAAAGAACTCGATGGCCAGGGTGAACAGAGCCAGGGGCTTGAAGGCCACGTAGGTGATCTGGATGAACATGGCTGCCGAGGATCTGAGTGTGGTCATCCGAGACTGAAGTCTCAATGGCTTTCCTACTCCTGAATGGTGAAGGTCAACTGCTTGCTGCGCGAACTCTCGAATCGATTGGGCGTGTGCATGCTGAGCATGGCGGAGATGCCGAGTCCCAGGATGCCCAGGAGCAGGGTCACCACGAAGAGTCCTGCCAGGATGGGCGCCGTCACGAATCCTATGCAGTCGTACACCTCGCCATACTCCAGGCGTCCATTGAGCCACGGCTGCACCTGGAAATCGCTGAGGAGCAGACTCTGGATGGTCTCATTCCGCGCGGGATTCAGGAAGTTGACGCTTTCCGCTGAGCAGCGGTACGAGAATCCCAGCGGTGCGGAGGGCAGGGTGTACTCATCGCCACGTGCCACCAGGACACTCTTCAGCTCCCGGTACTCCACCTCCACGTTGCGCAATGTCCAGGATCCGCGGATCAGGGAGAACTTAAATCGCAGCGTGCACTTCTCGCCCGAATGCATGAAGGTGATGCTCAAGCGACCATAACCCTTGGCCCGCTGGTCATCGAAGGTGATCTGCTTGATGTGCTCCTCCAGCTTCAGGGTGTCATTGGTCAGCCGCAGCTCCAGTGGTCCATTGAGACTGAGCACCGCCTTGTTGCCCTCGGCCACGTAGATGAAACTGGCCTCGGTCTCCTCTGGGCCGTCGGCTGCCTTcgccttctcctcctcctcagcAGCTGGTGAAGCCTCCCGCTTGGCCAGGAAGTGGGCCTCCTCCTCGCGGCTGGCCAGGATGCCCAGCACCTCGCCGCGGCCGTAGGTGTTCACGGCTTCGTTGTAGGCCAACAGAATCTCAGAGTCATCCTCTTCGCCGTGTCCCGAGAGGCTCACAACctagaaaatatatacaatttatttataattcatTAAGTTTAGCGTGCAAAACTCACCTCAATGTTGGCATTCAAGCCGAAGGGTTCCGCTGCTAGTCTTCGCTGTGGCAGATAGTTCCAGGCTCCACTCTTGACGAGATTCTGGAACTTGGGATACCTGGTGCCCTCCAGTCGATTGGTTGCGTTGCGCACAAAGACCACGATTGCCTTGGCCTCCGTGAAAAGTTGCGTCAGCGGCAGCTCCCTGCTGCTCGACTCCACCAAGGCCTGCGATTGCAGGCTGGACACTCTGGCGTGGCCCCAGAAGATGAACGGCCCACTTATGGATGCACTGCAGCAGCCGAGTGCCAGGCACAGCAAGGTCGCCACGAGAATCAGCTGCATTCTGGAGTCGGATTGCAAGTGTGCGTCTATCACCAAAGAATGCCTGCCCTCGATTGAATGGggcatgtatgtatgtactgaAAAATCGATTGGGCAAGACTCATGCGCAGAAATAAACCAGAAACCAGAAGTGGTGGGTCTCGCTGGGTGGTGGATTATGCTTCCATATAGTAGTTCCCACATAGTAGGTCAGTTCCTCTGAGTTTGGGAAAGCAAGGGAAAGTAAATCCACCACCAATTCGAGTGCCACGTGGGATCTTTACTTTAAACACATGTGCAGGAATTTCACAGTCAGGATGATAACTATGACTTTAATAACTATAAGTACATAGTCACATGAGTCATTAAATGTacaataatttacaaaaatatagtTGCTAATCTAGTGACTACAACGCTTTGagtatttaacaaatttacaTTACAATGTCCAGTTAGAGGACCTAAAGGCTAAGCCGATGACTACGAAGACTAATACTAAGGGCTTTGGTGCGGTTGGAGCTGAGCTTGAGGAGTAAAAGCCACCCTTGAAGTTCTTGGTGCCTGTGGATGAGATTATCAAGATATTTATATTGCATCTATCACTTTATACACTCACGTTTTTCATTGGTATCCCTGACACCACAGGTGCGATAGGAAATGGTCGCCTTTCGCTTTTGGTTCACATAGCCGGGAATGAAGAGACTAGGCGCATCCAATCTACCAGCGGCTATCAAGCGAGACATATCCAACTCCAATCTGTGAGCCAGTGGCCCCTTGAAGTGGATGATCATCTGGATGCAGGCTCCACCATGCAGCTCCTTGGTCTTAcgcgcatccacatccagcaTCCATTCCGGAATGCCCATCACCGAACGTAGCTCATCCAGAAACTGGGCACTAAACACAAATGTTTAGAGTTCGTCTATCGAAGGGAGTTATGTGTTTGATAGAGGTAGCTATACTTACACTACGAAGCGGGGTGGCTTCTGTAGGTTTATGTACTTGATGACGTTGTGATCGGGTTCTATATTCGCACAAGCAAACCGCTCGTGGGAGTGCTCTGGTCCAAAAATCACAATGGAACGCCCGATGGCGCCCACGGGAGCTTCCAGGGGAAAGTTGGAGTCGGTCAGGACAACGCGCTCAGCTCCAAGATCTGGAAAGCCATGTATATAATGAAAAGTTCTGAGAGATGTATAGTATACCTATACCTATTGTTCCCAGACGGGCGCCCACATCGCCAACGTAGCAGCGCAATGGATTATCCGGACTGCACTCCTGCTCATAGAGATCCAGCTGAAAAGGAGtgattttgtgtatatattaaTATCCTTTAAATATCAGTGGAGAGCATACATTCAGGGGATCCGCCAGCTGGGTGTAGTATGGATTCCAAACATAACCGCCAGCCACACAGCGCGTAATTGTGGGCTTTACGGCTGCATCCACGCCCACGGGATTAACGAAGATCTGCCAGTTGTGGTTTCGCGTAGAGTTGCGATCGTTTTTGCCCGGATGCCGTAACTTGACCTCGATCACCGTCTCCGACTGGCTGCCATCGTTGTGGATGAGCTGCGTCATCTTAATGTAACCGTAGGCGTATCCCGTGGGATGATGGAACGAGGCAATGGCTCTCAGTTCCCTGGCCTCACTGGGACTGTAGCCACGCTCCAGAGTGCTAAATTTACAGGTTAAGTTACATGAAAATCTCAACTAATTATAGTTATCTCACCTGCAGGCCCATCGGGCATTCTTCTGTTTCTTCTGAATAACCACAGATCTGCCAATGATGCTGTTGTAGCCGAAAAGTGGAAGATTCGTGTCGTTGTAGGAATCCTCGAACTGTGTTGCTCCCTCAAGACCTCCGAACTTTCCACTCAGATCGCCCATCTCATACTGATCTGTGGTGCCCCTCTTGGGAGGAGGCGATGACTTTGGACTGACGTCGAAGGGATTCCAGTGACCATATAGAGTGGATGCCTCGCAGGGAAAGGCCAAGTTCGCTTCCACGGGTGTCTAAAACACAGAAGGTAAGTGGAA from Drosophila santomea strain STO CAGO 1482 chromosome 3R, Prin_Dsan_1.1, whole genome shotgun sequence includes:
- the LOC120453585 gene encoding uncharacterized protein LOC120453585 isoform X2, with the translated sequence MQLILVATLLCLALGCCSASISGPFIFWGHARVSSLQSQALVESSSRELPLTQLFTEAKAIVVFVRNATNRLEGTRYPKFQNLVKSGAWNYLPQRRLAAEPFGLNANIEVVSLSGHGEEDDSEILLAYNEAVNTYGRGEVLGILASREEEAHFLAKREASPAAEEEEKAKAADGPEETEASFIYVAEGNKAVLSLNGPLELRLTNDTLKLEEHIKQITFDDQRAKGYGRLSITFMHSGEKCTLRFKFSLIRGSWTLRNVEVEYRELKSVLVARGDEYTLPSAPLGFSYRCSAESVNFLNPARNETIQSLLLSDFQVQPWLNGRLEYGEVYDCIGFVTAPILAGLFVVTLLLGILGLGISAMLSMHTPNRFESSRSKQSSAAMFIQITYVAFKPLALFTLAIEFFLIHLLFVLVVLYVYVLWYY
- the LOC120453585 gene encoding uncharacterized protein LOC120453585 isoform X1, with the translated sequence MQLILVATLLCLALGCCSASISGPFIFWGHARVSSLQSQALVESSSRELPLTQLFTEAKAIVVFVRNATNRLEGTRYPKFQNLVKSGAWNYLPQRRLAAEPFGLNANIEVVSLSGHGEEDDSEILLAYNEAVNTYGRGEVLGILASREEEAHFLAKREASPAAEEEEKAKAADGPEETEASFIYVAEGNKAVLSLNGPLELRLTNDTLKLEEHIKQITFDDQRAKGYGRLSITFMHSGEKCTLRFKFSLIRGSWTLRNVEVEYRELKSVLVARGDEYTLPSAPLGFSYRCSAESVNFLNPARNETIQSLLLSDFQVQPWLNGRLEYGEVYDCIGFVTAPILAGLFVVTLLLGILGLGISAMLSMHTPNRFESSRSKQLTFTIQE